The Propionispora hippei DSM 15287 genome includes a window with the following:
- the mreD gene encoding rod shape-determining protein MreD, whose amino-acid sequence MSILIWAGLLIITLVLQITIIPLFAIYGVKPDLLLMVVVSTGLLQGKEKGVGIGFFAGLLQDLAIGNLFGLNILSKLLIGYVFGLVERKVFKDHIFLPILAMAAATIFNSLILLVVLGFLGYTIQPVPILVNYILPLLGYNMIISVPIHQVVSRVLTIKRDSRF is encoded by the coding sequence ATGAGCATATTGATTTGGGCAGGCCTTTTGATCATTACGCTGGTTTTGCAAATTACGATTATTCCATTATTTGCGATTTATGGTGTAAAGCCGGATTTATTGCTCATGGTTGTCGTGTCTACGGGATTACTGCAAGGGAAAGAAAAAGGTGTGGGAATAGGTTTCTTTGCCGGATTGCTGCAAGACCTGGCTATTGGTAATTTATTTGGATTAAATATTCTGTCAAAATTGTTGATAGGCTATGTATTTGGTTTGGTCGAAAGAAAAGTTTTTAAAGATCATATCTTTCTCCCCATATTGGCCATGGCTGCGGCTACTATTTTCAATAGCCTGATCTTGCTGGTTGTTCTGGGCTTTTTAGGCTACACCATTCAGCCTGTTCCCATCCTGGTTAATTATATACTACCATTGTTAGGTTATAATATGATCATATCTGTTCCTATTCACCAAGTGGTTAGCCGTGTCCTGACAATTAAACGGGATTCCAGATTTTAA